One Ilumatobacter fluminis genomic window, GAGGGCGAGGAGCTCCGTGTCGAGATCTCGACCAAGTTCACCCGCGAACAGATCGGCGCCGAGCTGGCTGCTGCCGGCCTCGTCGTCGAGGAGTTCTGGACCGACACCGCCGGCGACGTCGGTGTCCTGCTCGCCCGACGAACCTGAGCGCTAGCTCTCCAGCGTGTCGATGACGTCGGCGTAGAAGTCTCGTCGGATGCCGGCCAGGTTCGGCCGTGCCTTCGCCGTGAGCGCCCTGGCACGATCGAGCGCGGCCGGGAGTACGGCACGGTCGCCCTCCACGACGGCGTCGGCGGCACCGAGCGCGAGTGCGTCGGGACCGCCGATGCGTTCGCCGAGCACCGCCATGCGGTGGAGCGCCGGTTGCGGCAGCTTCGCAGCGATCAGCGACGCCATCCCGTCGGTGAACGTCATCCCGAGGTCGATCTCGGGGAGGCACAGGTAACCGCGGTCGGACCGCATCACCCGCACGTCGTGACTCAGCGCGAGCATCGCGCCGCCGGCGAACGCGTGCCCTTGCACCGCAGCGACGGTCGGAACCGGGAGCGTGAGCAGCCGCGCGAAGAGACGATGGACCCGACCCAGGTAGCCGAGGAAATCGTCGCCGAGCGTCGCCATGTACTCGAGATCGAGCCCGTTGTGCCAGATCTTGCCGCTCGCGGTCGTGACGAGGGCCCGGTGCCCGTCGGCGTGCTCGACGTCGTCGAGCGCTCGCTCGTAGGTGTCGAGGAAGTCGGGCGAGAATCGGATGTCACCCTCGCCGAGGTCGAGGAGGAAGACGTCACCGTCTCGGGTCAGCTGCATCACATGGTTCCTTCCGGGCGCTGGTCGTCGTCGTGGTCGTCGTCGAGGTCGTCGAGTTCGTCGATCTCGGCGGGCACGAGTGTCGCATCGAACAGCTCGGCGAGGCGAGGCCGGTGCTCCTGCTCGGCGACGATCAAGACGTCGTCGTCGACCTCGAGCACCGTGTTGCCCTGCGGCATGAACGAGTGGTCACCGCGACGAACGAGAACGACGAGCACACCGGCGGGTAGGCCGAGGTCGAGCAGGGCGCGTCCCGTCGCCGCTGCCGTCGCGGGCACCGTGACCTCGTGCAGCTGCGGCCCGTCGTCGCCGGTGATCACCGAGTCGAAGCTGATCTCGCGCGGGGGAGGCGGGTCGCCACCGAGCTTCAGCCACTTGGCGGCGGTCCCGATCGTCGTGCCCTGGATCAGGACCGAGGTCAACACGACGAAGAACACGACGTTGAAGAGCACCGACGAGTTGTCGAGCCCGGCTGCCACGGGGAACGTCGCGAGGATGATCGGCGTGGCCCCTCGAAGGCCGACCCACGACACGAACGCGACCTGCCGGGCGGGGAGCCGGTAGGGCAGCAGGGTCGCGAAGGCGGCGAGCGGTCGGGCGACGAACATCAGCAGCGCCGTCACGGCGAGGGCGGGCAGCACGACGTCGGGGAAGTCGCTCGGGAACACGAGCAGACCGAGCATGACGAACATGGCGATCTGCATGAGCCAGGCCACGGCGTCGTGGAAGCGGATGAGGCTCCGTTTGTGGACGAAGTTGCGGCTCCCGAGGGTGACGCCGGCGACGTACAGGGCGAGGAACCCGCTGCCGCCGAGCTGCGACACGCCTTCCAATACGATCAGTACGAAGGCGAAGGTGAACACCGGGTACAGACCGTCGAAGTCGAGCGCGACCCGATTGATGACCCAGATCGCCGCACGGGCGAGCACGTAGCCGGCGACGAGGCCGATCGA contains:
- a CDS encoding potassium/proton antiporter → MEPQPLILVAGVLLLIGVLASKPSSRYGVPGLLLFLGLGMLAGSDGIGGIEFDDVELARSFGIVALAFILFSGGLGTKYVDIKRVLAPGLTLATVGVAVTALALGGLSSWLLDISLQEGFLLGAVVASTDAAAVFAILRSRGIAMEQRLGSMLELESGSNDPAAVFLTLAMIDVIEGDASAGSIVASFFLQMSIGLVAGYVLARAAIWVINRVALDFDGLYPVFTFAFVLIVLEGVSQLGGSGFLALYVAGVTLGSRNFVHKRSLIRFHDAVAWLMQIAMFVMLGLLVFPSDFPDVVLPALAVTALLMFVARPLAAFATLLPYRLPARQVAFVSWVGLRGATPIILATFPVAAGLDNSSVLFNVVFFVVLTSVLIQGTTIGTAAKWLKLGGDPPPPREISFDSVITGDDGPQLHEVTVPATAAATGRALLDLGLPAGVLVVLVRRGDHSFMPQGNTVLEVDDDVLIVAEQEHRPRLAELFDATLVPAEIDELDDLDDDHDDDQRPEGTM
- a CDS encoding enoyl-CoA hydratase-related protein; its protein translation is MMQLTRDGDVFLLDLGEGDIRFSPDFLDTYERALDDVEHADGHRALVTTASGKIWHNGLDLEYMATLGDDFLGYLGRVHRLFARLLTLPVPTVAAVQGHAFAGGAMLALSHDVRVMRSDRGYLCLPEIDLGMTFTDGMASLIAAKLPQPALHRMAVLGERIGGPDALALGAADAVVEGDRAVLPAALDRARALTAKARPNLAGIRRDFYADVIDTLES